In Horticoccus luteus, the following proteins share a genomic window:
- a CDS encoding DUF4838 domain-containing protein gives MKNILLWVVVSACATGGLFASAENAKRLAVKPADCVIVVPGNANAVVAFAAEELRTHLTLIGGRDVPVRTQASAGEFALHVGVRPAGDDRPLAPEEARWVIAPEGVWLFGDDAVNVDRGDARETATAKENRTGTLYAVYELLEQKLGVRWLEPGAAGVAFTPEDRFALPVERGAWVPALRQRHMRPAYTDNLRKMALSRGSVPAAFIFDTDEYVRRRADEAVWQRRMRMGRSVQFFYGHAFTEWWLEYGAEHPEFFALNRAGKRAPAAEIMQGAPDRIKMCVSNPALAREVARRHFTAGRGHVVNACENDSRGFCRCPQCAAWDVRLPGEENLDVDSTELPLTDRYLRFANAVQAEALKYDPAAKTTYYAYSAYRSPPRREKVADGVVIFFITSHFSSEEELRGFYAAWKAAGAKEVYLRPNDQCDDTGLPLGFEQNMFEKMQLANSAFHLTGTDYDTCWGYWPVSGMTNYIMARAFYRPERTFAEWEEEYCAGFGAASGAIRDYHRYWRQIWNERIQPNRERIVAMSGKLREVNDKLMQLTSLLYTEGDFDATDALLGAALRPDLSPATRARVENLQLANQHSRLKFHAMRCNELLSAASDAEKTAATNALLEFRREHQHDLNINWESMFYMENIYEDICGVQRLAGTQGKRWAEWGEMLKASIKPLRSSDEAPLR, from the coding sequence ATGAAAAACATACTTCTTTGGGTGGTCGTTTCGGCGTGCGCGACGGGCGGACTGTTCGCCAGCGCGGAGAATGCGAAGCGACTCGCGGTAAAACCGGCGGACTGCGTCATCGTGGTGCCGGGAAACGCGAATGCCGTCGTGGCTTTCGCGGCGGAAGAATTGCGAACGCACCTGACGTTGATCGGCGGACGCGACGTGCCGGTGCGCACGCAGGCGAGCGCGGGCGAGTTTGCGCTGCATGTGGGCGTGCGCCCGGCGGGCGACGATCGGCCGCTCGCACCGGAAGAGGCGCGCTGGGTGATCGCGCCGGAGGGCGTCTGGTTGTTCGGCGATGATGCGGTCAATGTTGACCGGGGCGATGCGCGCGAGACGGCGACGGCGAAGGAGAATCGCACGGGCACGTTGTATGCCGTGTATGAATTGCTGGAGCAGAAGCTGGGCGTGCGGTGGCTGGAGCCGGGCGCGGCGGGTGTGGCGTTTACGCCTGAGGATCGTTTCGCGTTGCCGGTGGAGCGGGGCGCGTGGGTGCCCGCGCTGCGGCAGCGGCACATGCGGCCCGCCTACACCGACAACCTGCGCAAGATGGCGCTCTCGCGCGGCAGCGTGCCGGCGGCGTTCATCTTCGACACCGACGAATATGTCCGGCGCCGGGCCGACGAAGCCGTGTGGCAGCGGCGGATGCGGATGGGCCGCAGCGTGCAGTTTTTCTACGGGCATGCGTTCACCGAATGGTGGCTCGAATACGGAGCGGAGCATCCGGAGTTTTTCGCGTTGAATCGTGCAGGGAAGCGGGCGCCCGCGGCGGAGATCATGCAGGGTGCGCCGGACCGCATTAAAATGTGCGTGAGCAATCCGGCGCTGGCGCGCGAAGTGGCGCGACGGCACTTCACGGCGGGCCGTGGTCACGTGGTGAACGCGTGCGAAAACGACAGCCGTGGTTTCTGCCGTTGCCCGCAGTGCGCGGCATGGGATGTGCGGCTGCCGGGCGAAGAAAACCTCGATGTGGATTCGACCGAATTGCCGCTCACCGACCGGTATCTGCGTTTCGCCAACGCGGTCCAGGCGGAAGCGTTGAAATACGATCCGGCCGCGAAAACCACGTATTACGCCTACAGCGCCTACCGGTCGCCGCCGCGGCGCGAGAAGGTCGCCGACGGAGTGGTGATTTTTTTCATCACGAGCCATTTCTCCTCGGAGGAGGAGTTGCGAGGATTCTACGCCGCGTGGAAGGCCGCGGGGGCGAAGGAAGTTTATCTGCGGCCCAACGATCAGTGCGACGACACGGGACTGCCGCTGGGTTTCGAGCAAAACATGTTCGAGAAGATGCAACTCGCGAACAGCGCGTTTCACCTCACGGGAACCGACTACGACACGTGCTGGGGCTATTGGCCGGTGTCGGGGATGACCAATTACATCATGGCGCGGGCGTTTTATCGGCCGGAGCGGACCTTTGCGGAGTGGGAGGAGGAGTATTGCGCGGGGTTTGGCGCCGCGAGCGGCGCAATCCGCGACTATCACCGCTACTGGCGGCAGATTTGGAACGAGCGTATCCAGCCGAATCGCGAGCGGATCGTCGCGATGAGCGGAAAGCTGCGAGAGGTGAACGACAAGCTCATGCAGCTCACCAGCCTCCTCTACACGGAAGGGGATTTTGACGCGACCGACGCGCTGCTCGGCGCGGCCCTGCGGCCGGACCTCTCGCCAGCGACGCGTGCGAGAGTGGAAAACCTGCAACTGGCCAACCAGCACAGCCGACTCAAATTTCACGCGATGCGGTGTAATGAGCTCTTGAGCGCCGCGAGCGATGCGGAAAAGACCGCGGCGACGAACGCGCTCCTGGAGTTTAGGCGAGAGCATCAGCACGATCTCAACATCAACTGGGAATCGATGTTTTACATGGAAAACATCTACGAGGATATCTGCGGCGTGCAGCGCCTCGCCGGCACTCAAGGCAAGCGCTGGGCGGAGTGGGGAGAGATGCTGAAAGCGTCGATCAAGCCGCTCAGATCGTCCGACGAAGCGCCATTGCGGTAG
- a CDS encoding glycoside hydrolase family 88/105 protein has product MTLHKIAVVVLSFALGAASALAEGPYRNRDAKNPRDLGEGTYPVPYQRPTVPEITEALGRVRDYLDRVSPLRIEDRATGKEITDFSSPVKTARVDDGKAGNGIISYEMGVVYSGMLYAAKVTGDTRFADFVERRFTFIAQHLPYFRAVEAKFGYQRGDFFKAIAPRSLDDSGAMCTAVVRARLAGVGPDLQSVIDTWADWIAHKQFRLSDGTLAREHPQAQSVWADDFYMGVPALAELGHLTGERKWFDDAVQNALGMSARLYDSSTGLYTHGWSANNPDAPHFYWGRGMGWTVVAMCDLLDVLPADHPRREAVLAQLRAALRGVAQYQSGSGFWHQMIDRNDSFLETSGTAMFTYAIAHAINQGWISPVVYGPIAQAGWAALSTKIDWAGRVEGSVVATNYAGDQVYYYNRPVHFAALQGYGPMLLAGAEIIKLMQNPAFEIRFEGRTYDYVPVKGAAAPR; this is encoded by the coding sequence ATGACTCTGCACAAAATCGCCGTCGTTGTTCTTTCGTTCGCGCTGGGCGCGGCTTCCGCGCTGGCGGAAGGTCCGTATCGCAATCGCGACGCGAAGAATCCGCGCGATCTCGGCGAGGGCACTTATCCCGTGCCCTATCAGCGGCCGACGGTGCCGGAAATCACCGAGGCGCTGGGCCGCGTGCGCGATTATCTGGACCGCGTTTCGCCTCTTCGCATCGAGGATCGTGCGACCGGGAAAGAGATCACCGACTTTTCGTCGCCGGTAAAAACGGCGCGGGTGGACGATGGCAAGGCGGGCAACGGCATCATTTCCTATGAAATGGGAGTGGTGTATTCCGGCATGCTCTACGCGGCGAAGGTCACTGGCGATACGCGCTTCGCCGATTTCGTGGAGCGGCGGTTCACGTTCATCGCGCAACACCTGCCATATTTCCGGGCGGTCGAGGCGAAATTTGGATATCAGCGCGGAGACTTTTTCAAAGCGATCGCGCCCCGGTCGCTCGACGACAGCGGCGCGATGTGCACCGCCGTCGTGCGTGCCCGCCTCGCCGGCGTGGGGCCGGATTTGCAGTCGGTGATCGACACGTGGGCGGACTGGATTGCGCACAAGCAATTCCGATTGAGCGACGGCACGCTGGCGCGCGAGCACCCGCAGGCGCAGTCGGTCTGGGCGGACGATTTCTACATGGGCGTGCCCGCACTGGCGGAGCTGGGTCACCTCACGGGTGAGCGCAAGTGGTTCGACGATGCCGTGCAAAACGCGCTGGGCATGTCGGCCCGCTTGTATGATTCGTCGACCGGCCTCTACACGCACGGCTGGAGCGCGAACAATCCCGATGCGCCTCACTTCTACTGGGGACGCGGCATGGGCTGGACGGTGGTGGCGATGTGCGACCTGCTCGACGTGCTGCCGGCGGATCATCCCAGGCGCGAGGCCGTGCTTGCGCAGCTTCGCGCCGCGCTCCGGGGCGTGGCGCAATATCAATCGGGCTCGGGTTTCTGGCACCAGATGATCGATCGCAATGATTCGTTCCTCGAAACGTCAGGCACGGCGATGTTCACCTACGCGATTGCGCACGCGATCAATCAGGGCTGGATCAGCCCCGTGGTTTACGGACCGATTGCGCAGGCTGGCTGGGCGGCGTTGTCGACGAAGATCGATTGGGCCGGACGCGTGGAGGGTTCTGTAGTCGCGACGAATTACGCGGGGGACCAAGTGTATTACTACAACCGCCCGGTGCATTTCGCAGCGTTGCAAGGCTATGGCCCGATGCTGCTGGCGGGCGCGGAAATCATCAAGCTGATGCAAAATCCGGCGTTTGAAATCCGCTTTGAGGGACGCACGTATGACTACGTGCCGGTGAAGGGCGCAGCCGCGCCGCGCTGA